A window from Primulina eburnea isolate SZY01 chromosome 2, ASM2296580v1, whole genome shotgun sequence encodes these proteins:
- the LOC140823568 gene encoding uncharacterized protein — MTEARGWTARASGNSSSTSGGDRDEASDFECNICLDLAQDPIITVCGHLYCWPCLYRWLRIHSQSQECPVCKALVLEEKLIPLYGRGKTPTDPRSKPIPGLEIPNRPAGQRPDTATPPPEASNFSNMFLGLLGFMPLASATSSNFGVSTGLLGHVFSPLLSVHFHGFSNANGLFRYHHGYPGSIRDRGRLNPDTSQVTQAADENLRRILFVVIIFVLVAFLFL, encoded by the coding sequence ATGACAGAAGCTCGGGGCTGGACTGCTAGGGCGTCAGGAAACTCGTCGTCGACCTCGGGGGGCGACCGAGATGAAGCCAGTGATTTTGAGTGTAATATTTGCTTAGATTTAGCTCAAGATCCAATCATCACCGTCTGTGGACATCTCTATTGCTGGCCGTGTCTTTACAGATGGCTACGTATTCACTCTCAATCACAGGAATGCCCTGTTTGTAAAGCCCTTGTACTGGAAGAAAAGTTGATTCCTTTATATGGCAGAGGGAAGACGCCAACCGACCCTAGGTCCAAACCCATTCCTGGTCTCGAAATCCCTAACCGTCCCGCAGGTCAGAGACCTGATACAGCTACACCACCTCCGGAAGCTAGTAACTTTTCAAATATGTTTTTGGGGTTACTGGGCTTTATGCCACTTGCATCTGCAACTTCTAGTAACTTTGGAGTGTCTACTGGTCTTCTTGGACATGTGTTTTCTCCTCTTTTGAGTGTCCACTTTCATGGATTTTCGAATGCAAACGGGTTGTTCAGATATCATCATGGATACCCCGGTTCAATTCGTGATCGTGGGAGACTAAATCCAGACACCAGTCAAGTCACGCAAGCAGCTGATGAGAATTTGAGGAGGATTCTTTTTGTCGTTATCATTTTCGTGCTTGTTGCATTTTTGTTTCTGTGA
- the LOC140823567 gene encoding vacuolar histidine transporter YPQ3-like isoform X1 encodes MMEYKRKLASPRTTHKCRLTADPSKYLIELCASPIFTLTLTFVSTTIFTPNKESRIKMKNYCVKEQKKCIYWVERYLNDCLCNVKDEFSFGFGLVSLVCWGVAEIPQIITNFRSKSGHGVSLLFLLTWIAGDIFNLVGCLLEPATLPTQLYTAALYTISTVVLVLQSIYYDHFKKWKKRSVKKSTPEVEDLKKPLKPARQADSAIPIPGRSRPREVYYYTSARSMAGSTTPPVRPHLGPVRSGPSAVGLEHDSSSDDEDTQITPQKYSSKPKGIPRSAGYGAFLATSISLPPDTNALMQVCVGLTGRKLLQEGGSVTVLGQSLGWMMAAIYMGGRLPQIWLNIKRGSVEGLNPFMFVFALAANATYVASILVRSTAWHKIKANLPWLLDAVVCVLLDLFIILQYVYYRYFRRAEHEDYNEADKK; translated from the exons ATGATGGAATATAAAAGGAAGCTAGCGAGTCCACGTACAACACACAAGTGTCGCCTCACAGCGGATCCCTCAAAGTACTTAATTGAGCTTTGTGCTTCCCCCATCTTCACATTAACTCTGACTTTCGTCTCCACCACCATTTTTACTCCCAACAAAGAGAGCAGAATTAAGATGAAGAATTACTGTGTAAAAGAGCAAAAGAAATGCATATATTGGGTGGAAAGATACCTCAACGATTGCCTATGCAacgtcaaagacgagttctcgTTTGGTTTTGGGCTTGTGAGCCTTGTGTGTTGGGGAGTTGCAGAAATCCCGCAAATCATCACTAATTTTCGCTCCAAATCCGGTCATGGAGTTTCTCTTTTGTTTCTTCTAACTTGGATTGCTGG TGACATATTCAACTTAGTGGGTTGCCTTCTTGAACCAGCAACG TTGCCTACTCAATTATACACAGCAGCG CTTTATACAATAAGCACAGTGGTACTAGTGCTGCAAAGCATATACTATGATCACTtcaagaaatggaagaaaagaTCCGTAAAGAAATCAACCCCAGAG GTTGAAGACTTGAAAAAACCTTTGAAACCAGCAAGGCAAGCTGATTCTGCCATCCCAATTCCTGGCAGAAGCAGACCTAGAGAAGTCTATTACTATAC GTCAGCAAGATCAATGGCTGGTAGCACGACTCCGCCGGTCCGACCTCATCTCGGCCCCGTGAGGAGCGGCCCTTCTGCTGTGGGGCTTGAACACGACTCATCTTCAGATGATGAGGATACTCAGATTACACCCCAGAAATATTCCAGCAAACCTAAGGGAATCCCGAGATCT GCTGGATACGGAGCATTTTTAGCTACATCGATCAGCCTGCCACCAGACACCAACGCTTTGATGCAAGTTTGTGTCGGACTAACAGGGAGGAAATTGTTGCAG GAAGGCGGATCAGTAACTGTGTTAGGCCAGTCATTGGGATGGATGATGGCTGCCATTTACATGGGTGGTAGACTGCCTCAAATATGGCTAAAT ATTAAAAGAGGAAGTGTTGAG GGCTTGAATCCTTTCATGTTTGTCTTTGCGCTTGCTGCTAATGCTACTTATGTCGCCAG CATTCTTGTGAGATCAACAGCTTGGCATAAAATCAAGGCAAATTTGCCATGGTTGCTAGACGCTGTCGTATGCGTACTGCTCGACTTATTT ATAATATTACAGTATGTGTATTACAGGTACTTTCGCAGAGCAGAACACGAAGACTACAATGAAGCAGACAAGAAATAG
- the LOC140823567 gene encoding vacuolar histidine transporter YPQ3-like isoform X2, which produces MMEYKRKLASPRTTHKCRLTADPSKYLIELCASPIFTLTLTFVSTTIFTPNKESRIKMKNYCVKEQKKCIYWVERYLNDCLCNVKDEFSFGFGLVSLVCWGVAEIPQIITNFRSKSGHGVSLLFLLTWIAGDIFNLVGCLLEPATLPTQLYTAALYTISTVVLVLQSIYYDHFKKWKKRSVKKSTPEVEDLKKPLKPARQADSAIPIPGRSRPREVYYYTSARSMAGSTTPPVRPHLGPVRSGPSAVGLEHDSSSDDEDTQITPQKYSSKPKGIPRSAGYGAFLATSISLPPDTNALMQVCVGLTGRKLLQEGGSVTVLGQSLGWMMAAIYMGGRLPQIWLNIKRGSVEGLNPFMFVFALAANATYVASILVRSTAWHKIKANLPWLLDAVVCVLLDLFVSFDILELPTYSLKQTGEREVTP; this is translated from the exons ATGATGGAATATAAAAGGAAGCTAGCGAGTCCACGTACAACACACAAGTGTCGCCTCACAGCGGATCCCTCAAAGTACTTAATTGAGCTTTGTGCTTCCCCCATCTTCACATTAACTCTGACTTTCGTCTCCACCACCATTTTTACTCCCAACAAAGAGAGCAGAATTAAGATGAAGAATTACTGTGTAAAAGAGCAAAAGAAATGCATATATTGGGTGGAAAGATACCTCAACGATTGCCTATGCAacgtcaaagacgagttctcgTTTGGTTTTGGGCTTGTGAGCCTTGTGTGTTGGGGAGTTGCAGAAATCCCGCAAATCATCACTAATTTTCGCTCCAAATCCGGTCATGGAGTTTCTCTTTTGTTTCTTCTAACTTGGATTGCTGG TGACATATTCAACTTAGTGGGTTGCCTTCTTGAACCAGCAACG TTGCCTACTCAATTATACACAGCAGCG CTTTATACAATAAGCACAGTGGTACTAGTGCTGCAAAGCATATACTATGATCACTtcaagaaatggaagaaaagaTCCGTAAAGAAATCAACCCCAGAG GTTGAAGACTTGAAAAAACCTTTGAAACCAGCAAGGCAAGCTGATTCTGCCATCCCAATTCCTGGCAGAAGCAGACCTAGAGAAGTCTATTACTATAC GTCAGCAAGATCAATGGCTGGTAGCACGACTCCGCCGGTCCGACCTCATCTCGGCCCCGTGAGGAGCGGCCCTTCTGCTGTGGGGCTTGAACACGACTCATCTTCAGATGATGAGGATACTCAGATTACACCCCAGAAATATTCCAGCAAACCTAAGGGAATCCCGAGATCT GCTGGATACGGAGCATTTTTAGCTACATCGATCAGCCTGCCACCAGACACCAACGCTTTGATGCAAGTTTGTGTCGGACTAACAGGGAGGAAATTGTTGCAG GAAGGCGGATCAGTAACTGTGTTAGGCCAGTCATTGGGATGGATGATGGCTGCCATTTACATGGGTGGTAGACTGCCTCAAATATGGCTAAAT ATTAAAAGAGGAAGTGTTGAG GGCTTGAATCCTTTCATGTTTGTCTTTGCGCTTGCTGCTAATGCTACTTATGTCGCCAG CATTCTTGTGAGATCAACAGCTTGGCATAAAATCAAGGCAAATTTGCCATGGTTGCTAGACGCTGTCGTATGCGTACTGCTCGACTTATTTGTATCCTTTGATATTCTAGAACTCCCAACATATTCTCTCAAACAAACAGGGGAGAGAGAGGTTACTCCTTAA
- the LOC140823566 gene encoding serine/threonine receptor-like kinase NFP yields MNLTKIMATFIKQNMAASFDFLVLIFSFSLVFSVCRVAAQLPNNTARTDFTCSAGSMDFCETYLTYRVRAPYSDLGSISDLFGISRMKIATATNLTSEDAILFPEQLLLIPVKCSCNGKHYFSNVTYRIKKDDSFYSVSIKTFENLTNYLVVQDMNPLLHPTNLTIGEEAVFPLLCKCPGKFYSEKGIQYLVTYVWQPGDQIVPVSAMFQASPSDIVVENNNRNFTDAICLPVLIPVKSTILLQQYPSPVTHGKSQHHRILVAISCSVMALLIVLFVLSAYIHFYKNRNSSSLETSDLKRTKKASKEDCFEPKTVQDKILPGVSGYLGKPVMYDVQEIMKATVNLSERYRIRGSVYKGMIDDQVFAIKKTRDASEELQILQRVNHANLVRLMGVSSDNGGNVFMLCEYAENGSLDEWLFPKESSSLRSSVESLTWNQRLFIALDVAYGIQYMHEHAQPSTVHKDIRANNILLDSNFKAKISNFSTARTATSSIMLKIDIFSFGVVVLEILSGRKFMEKKDNGEAVMLWKEIKGILEIEEQRKERLSEWMDPNLKGSYPIDDALSLATLARACTSENSSDRPKMAEIVFSLCVLTQSSPQMYDRYLISRFEADEVFPAVNQVIAR; encoded by the coding sequence ATGAACCTCACTAAGATTATGGCAACTTTCATTAAACAGAATATGGCAGCCTCTTTTGATTTTTTAGTGCTAATCTTCTCGTTTTCTTTGGTTTTTTCGGTCTGTCGAGTTGCCGCTCAATTGCCTAACAACACAGCACGCACGGACTTCACATGCTCGGCGGGATCAATGgatttttgtgagacatatctaaCTTACCGAGTAAGAGCTCCTTACTCTGATCTCGGAAGCATCTCTGATCTGTTTGGGATCAGCCGAATGAAAATAGCTACAGCCACTAATCTTACATCAGAGGATGCTATACTTTTTCCTGAACAGCTCTTGCTGATACCAGTCAAATGTTCTTGCAACGGGAAACATTATTTTTCCAACGTCACCTATCGAATAAAGAAAGATGATAGCTTCTACTCCGTTTCAATCAAGACTTTCGAGAACCTTACAAACTATCTTGTGGTCCAAGATATGAACCCTTTGTTGCATCCAACTAACCTGACCATTGGTGAGGAAGCTGTCTTTCCTTTGCTCTGTAAGTGCCCCGGAAAATTTTACTCAGAAAAAGGAATCCAATACCTTGTTACTTACGTATGGCAGCCCGGTGATCAAATAGTGCCCGTGAGTGCCATGTTTCAGGCTTCACCGTCAGATATTGTGGTAGAGAACAATAACAGGAACTTCACAGATGCAATATGTCTTCCGGTGTTGATACCAGTAAAATCGACAATTCTTTTGCAACAATATCCTTCTCCAGTAACACATGGTAAGTCCCAACATCACCGGATCCTCGTTGCAATTTCATGTTCAGTTATGGCTCTTTTGATAGTATTGTTTGTCCTATCTGCATATATCCACTTCTATAAGAACCGCAATAGTTCTTCCCTAGAAACTTCTGATCTTAAGAGAACCAAGAAAGCATCTAAAGAAGATTGTTTCGAGCCAAAAACCGTTCAAGATAAAATACTTCCTGGAGTATCTGGCTATCTTGGCAAGCCAGTTATGTATGATGTGCAAGAGATTATGAAGGCAACTGTGAACCTCAGTGAACGGTATAGAATCAGAGGATCGGTGTACAAGGGCATGATAGACGATCAAGTTTTtgcaataaaaaaaacaagagATGCCTCAGAGGAACTTCAAATATTACAGAGAGTAAACCACGCCAATTTAGTAAGGTTAATGGGTGTCTCCTCAGACAACGGTGGGAACGTTTTCATGCTCTGTGAATATGCTGAGAATGGATCATTGGATGAATGGCTGTTTCCGAAAGAGTCGTCTTCTTTAAGAAGCTCAGTCGAATCCCTTACTTGGAACCAACGATTGTTTATAGCTCTAGACGTTGCCTATGGCATTCAATACATGCACGAACATGCTCAACCAAGTACAGTCCACAAGGATATCAGAGCAAACAACATTCTTCTTGACTCAAACTTCAAAgccaagatttcaaatttctccacAGCGAGGACTGCTACCTCCTCTATCATGCTAAAGATTGATATATTCTCTTTCGGGGTGGTCGTCCTGGAGATTCTTTCAGGGAGGAAATTCATGGAGAAGAAGGATAATGGGGAAGCCGTGATGTTGTGGAAAGAAATAAAGGGTATCTTGGAAATTGAGGAACAGAGGAAGGAGAGGCTAAGTGAATGGATGGATCCGAATTTGAAGGGTTCTTATCCTATTGATGATGCTCTAAGTTTGGCAACTTTGGCAAGAGCTTGCACATCTGAAAATTCTTCTGACAGACCAAAAATGGCGGAAATCGTCTTCAGCCTCTGTGTTCTAACTCAATCATCTCCTCAAATGTATGACAGATATCTGATCTCAAGATTTGAAGCAGATGAAGTTTTTCCTGCTGTTAATCAGGTCATAGCTCGTTGA
- the LOC140823570 gene encoding BEL1-like homeodomain protein 2 has product MSQDYQQGVFSFFNGFERSSVPQQDKLRIQEFGHCMEDEGSGGIPAYETGGMLSEMFKYFPPGETTTATELMENQTSGSYGDTRPSLAGVDTTGDWFLNRQEVVVGGGLVSPLVVSGNQISSINADPAAVMQLFLMNPQQQRSPSSSPSDPPTVSASSTLHMLLPDPSSNPPTLLGFHNAAAGGAFGQMTWEQDSRNGINPNHNTSGVLEGRGLSLSLSSSLQHLEASKGDNLIMQAGNGDVILFGHTGVSAPPHYQLKNPAAGCGLYHFHSEVDHTRQMQVGSGSPFGAFHILKNSKYTRSAQALLEEFCSVGFGHLKKNKRIKQNNNANPISPDQPAGATSDGGGGNSSSKPKDPPPPSASDRLEHQRRKVKLLSMLDEVDSKYSHYCEQMQMVMNSFDTVMGSGAAAPYTSLAQKAMSKHFRGLKEAISAQLKLSCEILGDKDAAGTSGLTKGETPRLRILEQSLRQHRGIHQMGLVEQEAWRPQRGLPDRSVNVLRAWLFEHFLNPYPSDADKHLLARQTGLSRNQVSNWFINARVRLWKPMVEEMYQKESKEESEEQEQDQSSNTPICNDILKNPTPHADSSSSAAGMTPPLPSATNLASISLAEISLPAVNISARTCHHASYVCSADDYGTINHPLNGGIGSTLTRLGTSVGDVVSLTLGLRHTGNLPEKRQFRLENLGDIVN; this is encoded by the exons ATGTCCCAAGATTATCAACAAGGAGTTTTTAGTTTCTTTAATGGATTCGAGAGATCATCAGTACCGCAACAAGATAAGCTTAGGATTCAAGAGTTCGGGCACTGTATGGAAGACGAAGGATCGGGTGGAATACCGGCGTACGAAACAGGCGGGATGCTTTCAGAAATGTTCAAATACTTCCCACCAGGCGAAACCACGACGGCTACCGAATTGATGGAGAATCAGACATCTGGGAGCTACGGGGATACGAGGCCGTCTCTCGCCGGAGTGGATACCACCGGGGATTGGTTTCTGAACCGTCAAGAAGTGGTGGTGGGCGGTGGTTTAGTCAGCCCTTTGGTGGTTTCCGGGAATCAGATTTCAAGCATTAACGCGGATCCAGCGGCAGTCATGCAGCTTTTTCTGatgaatccacaacaacaaaggTCACCTTCCTCATCTCCTTCTGATCCTCCCACTGTTTCCGCTTCTTCCACTCTCCACATGCTACTTCCAGACCCATCTTCAAATCCCCCCACACTCCTTGGATTTCACAACGCGGCCGCCGGAGGGGCTTTTGGTCAAATGACGTGGGAACAAGACAGCCGAAATGGAATCAACCCGAACCATAATACTTCAGGAGTTTTGGAAGGGCGAGGGCTTTCTTTATCCTTATCATCTTCATTACAGCACTTGGAGGCGTCCAAAGGTGATAATTTAATAATGCAGGCCGGAAATGGTGACGTGATCCTTTTCGGACATACCGGAGTGTCAGCTCCTCCACATTATCAGCTCAAGAACCCGGCTGCCGGCTGCGGGTTATACCATTTTCATAGTGAAGTTGATCACACCCGCCAGATGCAAGTAGGATCGGGTTCCCCTTTTGGAGCATTCCACATACTGAAAAATTCCAAGTACACAAGGTCAGCGCAAGCGTTGTTAGAAGAGTTCTGCAGCGTTGGTTTTGGTCATCTCAAGAAAAATAAACGCATCAAACAGAATAACAATGCAAACCCAATTAGTCCCGACCAACCCGCCGGCGCCACAAGTGACGGCGGCGGTGGGAATTCTTCATCTAAGCCAAAAGACCCCCCTCCTCCGTCAGCTTCCGACAGGCTCGAGCATCAGAGAAGAAAGGTCAAACTATTATCTATGCTTGACGAG GTCGATAGCAAGTACAGCCATTACTGCGAACAAATGCAAATGGTCATGAATTCCTTCGATACCGTGATGGGCTCTGGCGCGGCGGCGCCGTACACTTCCCTAGCACAAAAAGCCATGTCGAAACATTTCCGAGGCTTGAAGGAAGCCATTTCAGCTCAGTTAAAGCTTAGCTGCGAGATTTTAGGTGATAAAGACGCCGCCGGCACATCAGGCCTGACGAAAGGCGAAACCCCGAGACTGAGGATCCTGGAACAGAGCCTAAGGCAGCACCGAGGAATTCATCAGATGGGTTTAGTGGAACAAGAAGCCTGGAGGCCTCAACGGGGCTTGCCCGATCGATCAGTCAATGTTTTGAGGGCTTGGCTTTTCGAACATTTTCTTAACCC GTACCCAAGCGATGCAGATAAGCATCTGTTGGCTCGACAAACTGGTCTCTCTCGAAACCAg GTTTCGAATTGGTTCATTAATGCTAGAGTTCGATTATGGAAACCCATGGTTGAAGAAATGTACCAGAAAGAATCCAAAGAGGAGTCAGAAGAGCAGGAACAAGACCAAAGCAGCAATACCCCAATCTGCAACGACATTTTAAAAAATCCAACACCGCATGCAGACTCCTCCTCCTCCGCTGCAGGGATGACTCCTCCCCTCCCTTCAGCCACTAACCTCGCCTCCATATCTTTGGCAGAGATATCATTACCGGCAGTTAACATTTCTGCACGCACATGCCACCATGCCAGCTATGTGTGCAGCGCTGATGATTATGGCACTATTAATCATCCCTTAAATGGTGGCATTGGATCAACGCTTACAAGGCTAGGGACAAGTGTGGGTGATGTCGTTTCACTCACACTGGGACTACGTCACACCGGGAACTTGCCGGAGAAGAGGCAGTTTCGGTTAGAGAACTTGGGGGATAttgttaattaa